One genomic window of Punica granatum isolate Tunisia-2019 chromosome 1, ASM765513v2, whole genome shotgun sequence includes the following:
- the LOC116202106 gene encoding phospholipase D delta-like isoform X1, translating into MAGDHSPPDSAASTVFLHGDLQLKIAEARRLPNMDLVSERLRRCFTAFGSCRKPFSGSGGRRPHLGKIITSDPYVAVCLAGATVARTRVIPNSQDPIWNERFQVPLAHPAAHIEFHVKDDDMFGAEMIGVATVPSSPALVSGEPVEGWFPIIGANGKPPKPDCALRLEMRFTPCQDSALYTRGIRADPENFGIKNCYFPMRRGGSVTLYQDAHVADSHSPSIELGNGKLFKHENCWEDICHAILEAHHLIYIVGWSVYHKVKLVREPTREVPSGGNLNLGELLKYKSQEGVRVLLLVWDDKTSHSKFFINTAGVMQTHDEETRKFFKHSSVTCVLSPRYASSKLSIFKQQVVGTLFTHHQKCVIVDTQARGNNRNITAFIGGLDLCDGRYDTPEHRLFRDLDTIYENDYHNPTFSAGTKGPRQPWHDLHCKIEGPAAYDVLKNFEQRWRRATAWSEFRERFKKVTRWHDDALIKIERISWILSPSPSTTVDDPSLWVSKEDDPENWHVQIFRSIDSGSLQGFPKDVFAAESQNLVCAKNLVIDKSIQTAYIQAIRSAQNFIYIENQYFLGSSYAWPSYKIAGADNLIPMELALKTASKIRANERFAVYIVIPMWPEGVPSSASVQEILYWQGQTMQMMYEIIAEALSSSNNHENSHPCDYLNFYCLGNREQLPNEMLNHKTDQTSNGNTTVLASQKFQRFMIYVHAKGMIVDDEYVIIGSANINQRSMAGSRDTEIAMGAYQPQHIQSGEKKRPHGQIYGYRMSLWAEHLGILEDCFKEPEDLSCVRSVNKIAQDNWKKFTAEEFTRLQGHLLKYPIEVDADGKVSPLPGHETFPDVGGKVLGSRTTLPDALTT; encoded by the exons ATGGCGGGAGACCATTCGCCGCCCGACTCCGCAGCCTCCACGGTGTTCCTCCACGGCGACCTCCAGCTGAAGATCGCGGAGGCCAGGCGCCTCCCAAATATGGACCTCGTCTCCGAGCGCCTCCGCCGctgctttactgctttcggctCCTGCCGCAAGCCCTTCTCCGGCTCCGGCGGACGGCGGCCCCACCTCGGCAAGATCATCACCAGCGACCCCTATGTGGCCGTCTGCCTGGCAGGGGCCACGGTCGCTCGCACCCGCGTCATCCCGAACTCCCAGGACCCCATCTGGAACGAGCGGTTCCAGGTCCCGCTGGCCCATCCAGCTGCCCACATCGAGTTCCACGTGAAGGACGACGACATGTTCGGGGCGGAAATGATCGGCGTCGCGACAGTCCCCTCGAGCCCGGCTCTTGTATCCGGGGAGCCCGTCGAGGGGTGGTTCCCGATAATTGGCGCCAATGGTAAGCCCCCGAAGCCCGACTGCGCTCTCCGCCTCGAGATGAGATTCACTCCCTGCCAGGACAGTGCCCTGTACACGAGGGGCATTCGGGCAGATCCCGAAAACTTCGGGATCAAGAACTGCTACTTCCCGATGAGGCGGGGTGGGTCGGTGACCCTGTACCAGGATGCCCACGTGGCGGATTCACATTCGCCGAGTATCGAGCTCGGGAATGGGAAGCTGTTCAAACACGAGAACTGCTGGGAAGATATCTGCCACGCTATCCTGGAGGCTCATCATTTGATCTATATCGTAGGCTGGTCGGTCTATCATAAGGTGAAGCTGGTGAGGGAGCCCACAAGGGAAGTCCCCAGTGGAGGGAACTTGAACCTCGGGGAGCTTTTGAAGTATAAGTCTCAGGAAGGAGTGAGAGTTCTGCTCTTGGTTTGGGATGACAAGACCTCCCACAGCAAGTTCTTCATCAATACG GCGGGAGTGATGCAGACACATGACGAGGAAACTCGGAAGTTCTTTAAGCACTCGTCTGTTACTTGCGTGCTGTCCCCCCGCTATGCCAGCAGTAAGCTTAGCATTTTCAAGCAACAG GTTGTCGGGACTTTATTTACTCATCACCAGAAATGTGTGATTGTGGACACACAAGCACGTGGAAACAACAGGAACATTACTGCTTTTATAGGAGGCCTGGACCTCTGTGATGGCCGTTATGACACTCCTGAACACCGCCTCTTTCGGGATCTTGACACCATTTACGAAAACGATTACCATAATCCCACTTTTTCT GCTGGGACTAAAGGGCCGAGGCAACCATGGCATGACTTGCACTGCAAGATCGAGGGTCCTGCTGCTTACGATGTGCTAAAGAACTTTGAGCAGCGATGGAGAAGGGCAACAGCATGGTCAGAGTTCAGAGAACGTTTCAAGAAGGTTACTCGGTGGCACGACGACGCTTTAATAAAGATAGAAAGGATCTCATGGATACTGAGCCCTTCTCCTTCTACCACAGTAGACGATCCCAGTTTATGGGTTTCCAAGGAGGATGATCCCGAAAATTGGCATGTTCAG ATATTCCGGTCGATTGATTCCGGTTCACTGCAAGGCTTCCCCAAAGATGTTTTTGCTGCAGAATCTCAG AACCTTGTCTGTGCGAAGAATCTGGTAATAGATAAGAGTATTCAGACAGCTTACATTCAAGCAATCAGGTCTgcacaaaatttcatttatatcGAGAATCAGTATTTTCTCGGGTCTTCATATGCTTGGCCCTCTTATAAGATCGCAG GTGCTGACAATCTGATCCCAATGGAACTTGCGCTAAAGACTGCGAGCAAAATTAGAGCAAACGAAAGATTTGCGGTCTACATCGTGATCCCTATGTGGCCTGAGGGAGTCCCTTCCTCTGCTTCCGTCCAAGAAATTCTCTATTGGCAG GGACAGACAATGCAGATGATGTACGAAATCATAGCAGAGGCATTAAGCTCCTCAAATAATCACGAGAATTCTCATCCCTGTGACTATCTAAACTTTTATTGCCTAGGGAATCGCGAACAACTGCCCAACGAGATGTTAAATCACAAAACTGATCAGACATCAAATGGCAACACTACG GTTTTGGCTTCTCAAAAGTTTCAAAGATTTATGATATACGTCCATGCCAAGGGAATGATAGTGGATGATGAGTACGTGATAATAGGATCGGCGAATATTAACCAACGTTCAATGGCCGGTTCGAGAGACACCGAGATTGCAATGGGAGCCTATCAGCCCCAACATATACAGAGCGGAGAAAAAAAACGGCCACACGGCCAG ATATACGGGTACAGGATGTCATTGTGGGCAGAGCACTTGGGCATACTAGAAGACTGCTTCAAGGAACCCGAAGATCTGTCCTGCGTGAGGAGTGTGAACAAGATTGCACAAGATAACTGGAAGAAGTTCACTGCCGAGGAATTCACAAGATTACAGGGCCATCTCCTCAAGTATCCCATTGAGGTCGATGCAGACGGTAAGGTAAGCCCCTTACCTGGACACGAGACCTTCCCCGACGTCGGCGGGAAGGTGCTCGGTTCTCGCACGACACTTCCCGATGCTTTGACGACATAA
- the LOC116202106 gene encoding phospholipase D delta-like isoform X2, which yields MAGDHSPPDSAASTVFLHGDLQLKIAEARRLPNMDLVSERLRRCFTAFGSCRKPFSGSGGRRPHLGKIITSDPYVAVCLAGATVARTRVIPNSQDPIWNERFQVPLAHPAAHIEFHVKDDDMFGAEMIGVATVPSSPALVSGEPVEGWFPIIGANGKPPKPDCALRLEMRFTPCQDSALYTRGIRADPENFGIKNCYFPMRRGGSVTLYQDAHVADSHSPSIELGNGKLFKHENCWEDICHAILEAHHLIYIVGWSVYHKVKLVREPTREVPSGGNLNLGELLKYKSQEGVRVLLLVWDDKTSHSKFFINTAGVMQTHDEETRKFFKHSSVTCVLSPRYASSKLSIFKQQAGTKGPRQPWHDLHCKIEGPAAYDVLKNFEQRWRRATAWSEFRERFKKVTRWHDDALIKIERISWILSPSPSTTVDDPSLWVSKEDDPENWHVQIFRSIDSGSLQGFPKDVFAAESQNLVCAKNLVIDKSIQTAYIQAIRSAQNFIYIENQYFLGSSYAWPSYKIAGADNLIPMELALKTASKIRANERFAVYIVIPMWPEGVPSSASVQEILYWQGQTMQMMYEIIAEALSSSNNHENSHPCDYLNFYCLGNREQLPNEMLNHKTDQTSNGNTTVLASQKFQRFMIYVHAKGMIVDDEYVIIGSANINQRSMAGSRDTEIAMGAYQPQHIQSGEKKRPHGQIYGYRMSLWAEHLGILEDCFKEPEDLSCVRSVNKIAQDNWKKFTAEEFTRLQGHLLKYPIEVDADGKVSPLPGHETFPDVGGKVLGSRTTLPDALTT from the exons ATGGCGGGAGACCATTCGCCGCCCGACTCCGCAGCCTCCACGGTGTTCCTCCACGGCGACCTCCAGCTGAAGATCGCGGAGGCCAGGCGCCTCCCAAATATGGACCTCGTCTCCGAGCGCCTCCGCCGctgctttactgctttcggctCCTGCCGCAAGCCCTTCTCCGGCTCCGGCGGACGGCGGCCCCACCTCGGCAAGATCATCACCAGCGACCCCTATGTGGCCGTCTGCCTGGCAGGGGCCACGGTCGCTCGCACCCGCGTCATCCCGAACTCCCAGGACCCCATCTGGAACGAGCGGTTCCAGGTCCCGCTGGCCCATCCAGCTGCCCACATCGAGTTCCACGTGAAGGACGACGACATGTTCGGGGCGGAAATGATCGGCGTCGCGACAGTCCCCTCGAGCCCGGCTCTTGTATCCGGGGAGCCCGTCGAGGGGTGGTTCCCGATAATTGGCGCCAATGGTAAGCCCCCGAAGCCCGACTGCGCTCTCCGCCTCGAGATGAGATTCACTCCCTGCCAGGACAGTGCCCTGTACACGAGGGGCATTCGGGCAGATCCCGAAAACTTCGGGATCAAGAACTGCTACTTCCCGATGAGGCGGGGTGGGTCGGTGACCCTGTACCAGGATGCCCACGTGGCGGATTCACATTCGCCGAGTATCGAGCTCGGGAATGGGAAGCTGTTCAAACACGAGAACTGCTGGGAAGATATCTGCCACGCTATCCTGGAGGCTCATCATTTGATCTATATCGTAGGCTGGTCGGTCTATCATAAGGTGAAGCTGGTGAGGGAGCCCACAAGGGAAGTCCCCAGTGGAGGGAACTTGAACCTCGGGGAGCTTTTGAAGTATAAGTCTCAGGAAGGAGTGAGAGTTCTGCTCTTGGTTTGGGATGACAAGACCTCCCACAGCAAGTTCTTCATCAATACG GCGGGAGTGATGCAGACACATGACGAGGAAACTCGGAAGTTCTTTAAGCACTCGTCTGTTACTTGCGTGCTGTCCCCCCGCTATGCCAGCAGTAAGCTTAGCATTTTCAAGCAACAG GCTGGGACTAAAGGGCCGAGGCAACCATGGCATGACTTGCACTGCAAGATCGAGGGTCCTGCTGCTTACGATGTGCTAAAGAACTTTGAGCAGCGATGGAGAAGGGCAACAGCATGGTCAGAGTTCAGAGAACGTTTCAAGAAGGTTACTCGGTGGCACGACGACGCTTTAATAAAGATAGAAAGGATCTCATGGATACTGAGCCCTTCTCCTTCTACCACAGTAGACGATCCCAGTTTATGGGTTTCCAAGGAGGATGATCCCGAAAATTGGCATGTTCAG ATATTCCGGTCGATTGATTCCGGTTCACTGCAAGGCTTCCCCAAAGATGTTTTTGCTGCAGAATCTCAG AACCTTGTCTGTGCGAAGAATCTGGTAATAGATAAGAGTATTCAGACAGCTTACATTCAAGCAATCAGGTCTgcacaaaatttcatttatatcGAGAATCAGTATTTTCTCGGGTCTTCATATGCTTGGCCCTCTTATAAGATCGCAG GTGCTGACAATCTGATCCCAATGGAACTTGCGCTAAAGACTGCGAGCAAAATTAGAGCAAACGAAAGATTTGCGGTCTACATCGTGATCCCTATGTGGCCTGAGGGAGTCCCTTCCTCTGCTTCCGTCCAAGAAATTCTCTATTGGCAG GGACAGACAATGCAGATGATGTACGAAATCATAGCAGAGGCATTAAGCTCCTCAAATAATCACGAGAATTCTCATCCCTGTGACTATCTAAACTTTTATTGCCTAGGGAATCGCGAACAACTGCCCAACGAGATGTTAAATCACAAAACTGATCAGACATCAAATGGCAACACTACG GTTTTGGCTTCTCAAAAGTTTCAAAGATTTATGATATACGTCCATGCCAAGGGAATGATAGTGGATGATGAGTACGTGATAATAGGATCGGCGAATATTAACCAACGTTCAATGGCCGGTTCGAGAGACACCGAGATTGCAATGGGAGCCTATCAGCCCCAACATATACAGAGCGGAGAAAAAAAACGGCCACACGGCCAG ATATACGGGTACAGGATGTCATTGTGGGCAGAGCACTTGGGCATACTAGAAGACTGCTTCAAGGAACCCGAAGATCTGTCCTGCGTGAGGAGTGTGAACAAGATTGCACAAGATAACTGGAAGAAGTTCACTGCCGAGGAATTCACAAGATTACAGGGCCATCTCCTCAAGTATCCCATTGAGGTCGATGCAGACGGTAAGGTAAGCCCCTTACCTGGACACGAGACCTTCCCCGACGTCGGCGGGAAGGTGCTCGGTTCTCGCACGACACTTCCCGATGCTTTGACGACATAA